The following are from one region of the Cinclus cinclus chromosome 7, bCinCin1.1, whole genome shotgun sequence genome:
- the PDCD11 gene encoding protein RRP5 homolog isoform X2, translated as MASMEENFPRGGVQKKPAEGKTPKPKLERDNLFDVQHEEKSQKRKRSQKDQGQQQESKKRFKADKAAVAKDNIMNIGPLTIEVLSEGMLLLGCIKEVSDYELAISLPNGLSGFVPVTQISDAYGKLLTKQVAQGELLEELNSLPDMFSPGTLVRCIVTSIEKTDDGRRSVKLSIDPKKVNKGLNSTALAAGMLLSGSVMSVEDHGYLIDIGVTGTHAFLPHQKAKTYIKALKKGPDLKIGQNLNCLIVEVKNEGRVVCLSIDRSEVAASIATERQNWTLSNLLPGLVVKARVQKLAPLGMKMTFLSYFTGIVDFMHMDPEKSMSYSPDQVVKACVLSVHPTSRAVRLTLRPPFLHAGGAPRQLPEQRMGAVLEEATVKAFYKQFGAIFELDDGTLAFARLKHLSKTRKSFKPGAFKEGCKHKCRIIDYSLMDEMCIISLKHQIIEARFLQYQDIHTGDVVQGKVLSLKPIGMQVKVADGIRGLVPSLHLSDVILKQPEKKYNIGDEVKCRVLECNPGGKKLILTLKRSLVQSKLPVLSNYEDAKPGLITHGFVVCAREFGCIVKFYNDVKGLVPKNELGSEPVSCPDKIFYEGQVLKVMVLKCEPQQERLLLSFRLSSKPGPEDKWKCTPKEKQEVKYQIGEIVDVKIFKKKDNGLEVSILGDEDNVVAWIPTLHLSDFVATSKLLWHCLQEGDVLPRVMYLSDKGEHIILSRKSAVISAVQEEQVVRSFSEIQPGMLLTGYVRNVMPFGVFVEFPFGVTGLAPKVSMSDKFVTDTKDHFVVGQTVIAKVMSIDDEKQRVLLNLKVSECSSGDSAAESFALLNQYFKELKEIRDLLRRGEPSICELVPGKRVHLVVQDVREDGSALFSGSSATGWTVTATRYHLGDKNIAPGEKRKALVLHVDALTCEVYVSLREEIVKQRPKRRLRENSQHSVVVQHMTEHFAIVSLLETAQLAAVPIACHFNDTFRFDSEKLRVGQTISVTLKAVKENHQGVLLAVQCPAKKNVFVRVRNESEAALEEMLPAVKHSLSPGDIVTGTIKSVKPTHVIVVIDDKLTGSIHASRILDEVPIGSFPTSTLKTGQKVTARVIGGRDVNTHRCLPITHPHFTQSIPELSIRPSEKEGEFTAMLNLKEESSLKELGLYSVGQTVTCFVKKYNMLKNWLEVEVAPDIRGRVPHLLLSLNTKVLKHPEKAFKNGQAISATVTGTDATGTNLCLSLTGIQSLEQDTISVGMVIKVTPHTGLTIALPGGKTGKVSIFHLSDTYTEDPLGNFKVGKIVRCYILSSQNGKIQLSLRQSRLNPKINSKVEDIEITSIKDVKKGQLVRGYVKSITPSGVFFGLSTSLLGRILFQNVSPYFVQKHSLYKKYLPEGKLLTAKVLGVNRKEKHIELSLLPEDTGMPSVLPESLGLPQYGAEEKREADNEEKREEPKLNTKRRRGNYESGQEAKPKKRKICPADENDSGIEVYYREEEEDDQEEEEAKKKSKVRKPGEAPRLQVSMGFTWDEDNAMDIPVLDQKEESSESEEEEDMQSKLKKRTKKEKELEKQKEEKELCKVEAALMDPSRQPQSADDFDRLVLGSPNSSILWLQYMAFHLQATEIEKARAVAERALKTISFREEQEKLNVWVALLNLENMYGTEETLMKVFERAVQYNEPLKVFQHLCDIYASSEKYKQAEELYHTMLKRFRQEKSVWLKYASFLLKQGQAEATHRLLERALKALPTKEHVDVISRFAQLEFHSGDTEHAKALFESTLSSYPKRTDIWSIYMDIMIKHGSQKEVRDIFERVIHLSLAPKKMKFFFKRYLDYEKKFGTAESVLAVKRAALEYVETKSSLADT; from the exons ATGGCATCCATGGAAGAAAACTTCCCTCGAGGAGGCGTCCAGAAGAAACCTGCAGAGGGAAAGACACCCAAGCCAAAGTTAGAGCGGGACAATTTGTTTGAT GTTCAACAtgaagaaaaatcccagaaaagaaaaaggagccagaaggatcaaggacagcagcaggaaagcaaGAAAAGGTTCAAGGCAGACAAGGCAGCTGTTGCTAAAGACAATATTATGAATATTGGACCACTCACAATTGAG gTGCTCAGTGAGGGGATGCTGCTCCTTGGCTGTATAAAAGAGGTCAGTGACTACGAGCTTGCCATCAGCTTGCCCAACGGCCTCTCTGGATTTGTCCCAGTCACGCAGATCAGCGATGCCTATGGCAAACTGCTGACCAAGCAGGTGGCCCAAGGAGAGCTCCTGGAG GAGTTAAATTCGCTCCCAGACATGTTTTCTCCAGGAACACTGGTCAGGTGCATCGTGACCAGCATTGAGAAAACTGATGATGGACGTCGCAGTGTCAAGTTATCAATTGACCCCAAGAAGGTTAACAAAGGCCTGAATTCTACAGCACTAGCAGCAGGCATG CTGCTCTCTGGCTCTGTGATGAGTGTGGAAGACCATGGCTACCTCATAGATATTGGTGTCACTGGAACTCATGCTTTCCTGCCTCATCAGAAAGCCAAAACTTACATCAAAGCACTCAAGAAAG GGCCTGACTTGAAAATAGGCCAGAACCTGAACTGCCTCATTGTGGAAGTGAAGAATGAGGGCAGAGTGGTCTGTTTGTCCATTGATCGATCGGAGGTGGCTGCATCCATTGCCACAGAGCGACAGAACTGGACACTCTCTAATTTATTGCCAGGGCTGGTGGTGAAAGCTCGAGTGCAGAAG CTGGCCCCACTTGGGatgaaaatgacatttctgtCTTACTTCACTGGCATTGTGGATTTCATGCACATGGACCCAGAGAAATCCATGAGCTATTCTCCAGATCAAGTG GTGAAGGCCTGTGTGCTGTCTGTCCACCCCACGTCGAGGGCCGTGCGGCTCACGCTGCGCCCGCCTTTCCTGCACGCCGGGGGAGCCCCACGCCAGCTCCCCGAGCAGCGCATgggggcagtgctggaggaggcCACGGTGAAAGCCTTCTACAAGCAGTTTGGGGCCATCTTTGAGCTTGATGATGGCACTCTTGCGTTTGCACGG cTGAAACATCtttcaaaaaccagaaaatccttTAAACCTGGGGCATTTAAGGAAGGTTGCAAACATAAATGTCGGATCATTGACTACAGCCTGATGGATGAGATGTGTATTATATCTCTGAAGCA TCAGATCATTGAAGCACGGTTTCTGCAATACCAGGATATCCACACAGGTGATGTGGTGCAG GGCAAAGTGCTCTCTCTAAAACCCATTGGGATGCAGGTGAAAGTGGCTGATGGGATTAGAGGACTTGTGCCATCCCTCCATCTCTCTGATGTGATCCTGAAGCAGCCTGAGAAGAAGTACAACATAGGAGATGAAGTCAAGTGTCGG GTGCTAGAGTGCAATCCTGGAGGAAAGAAGCTGATCCTTACTCTAAAGAGAAGTCTTGTCCAATCAAAACTTCCAGTCCTCTCAAATTATGAAGATGCAAAACCAGGCCTGATCACACATGGCTTTGTAGTGTGTGCAAGGGAGTTTGGCTGCATTGTGAAATTCTACAATGATGTCAAAGGTCTGGTCCCCAAGAATGAGCTGGGCTCAGAACCCGTATCTTGTCCAGATAAAATCTTCTATGAAGGCCAG gttcTTAAAGTAATGGTCTTAAAATGTGAGCCTCAGCAGGAAAGACTCTTGTTGTCCTTCAGATTATCAAGCAAGCCTGGCCCTGAGGACAAATGGAAATGTACTCCGAAGGAGAAACAAGAAGTGAAATACCAAATAGGAGAG ATAGTTGATGTGAAAATCTTCAAGAAGAAAGATAATGGGTTAGAAGTTTCCATCTTAGGAGATGAAGACAATGTGGTAGCCTGGATCCCTACACTGCACCTCTCTGACTTTGTTGCTACCTCCAAGCTCCTGTGGCACTGTCTTCAAGAGGGAGATGTACTGCCCAGAGTTATGTACCTAAGTGACAAGGGAGAGCACATT ATCTTGAGTAGAAAGTCTGCAGTGATTTCTGCTGTACAGGAGGAGCAAGTTGTGAGAAGCTTCTCTGAAATCCAGCCTGGCATGTTGTTGACTGGTTATGTGAGGAATGTGATGCCCTTTGGAGTGTTTGTGGAGTTCCCTTTCGGTGTGACAGGACTGGCACCTAAAGTG AGCATGAGTGACAAGTTTGTGACAGACACCAAGGACCACTTTGTCGTGGGACAGACTGTGATTGCAAAGGTGATGAGCATTGATGACGAGAAGCAGCGTGTGCTCCTCAATCTGAAGGTGTCTGAGTGCAGCTCAGGAGATTCTGCTGCAGAGAGCTTTGCCCTCCTGAATCAATATTTCAAGGAGCTGAAAGAAATCAGGGACTTGTTGAGAAGAG GAGAGCCCAGCATTTGTGAGTTGGTGCCTGGGAAGAGAGTGCATCTGGTTGTGCAGGATGTGAGGGAGGATGGCTCAGCACTGTTCAGTGGCAGCTCTGCCACAGGCTGGACTGTAACTGCTACCCGCTACCATTTGGGAG ACAAAAATATTGCTCCTGGTGAGAAAAGGAAGGCATTGGTTCTTCATGTTGATGCCCTCACATGTGAGGTGTATGTTTCTCTTCGGGAAGAAATTGTAAAGCAAAGACCCAAGCGA CGGCTCCGAGAGAACTCCCAGCACTCTGTGGTGGTGCAGCACATGACAGAGCACTTTGCCATCGTGTCTCTGCTGGAAacagcccagctggcagctgtCCCCATTGCCTGCCACTTCAACGACACCTTCCGCTTCGACTCGGAAAAACTGAGGGTGGGACAGACAATCTCTGTGACCTTAAAAGCAGTGAAGGAGAACCACCAAGGAGTCTTGTTAGCAGTACAATGCCCGGCCAAGAAGAATGTTTTTGTAAGGGTGCGGAACGAGTCAGAGGCAGCACTAGAGGAGATGCTTCCTGCTGTGAAACACTCACTCTCCCCGGGGGACATTGTTACTGGTACCATTAAATCTGTCAAACCGACCCACGTCATTGTTGTTATTGATGACAAGCTGACAGGTTCAATCCATGCATCCCGGATTCTGGATGAAGTGCCCATAGGCTCTTTTCCAACTTCTACTCTGAAAACCGGTCAGAAAGTGACTGCTCGAGTCATTGGAGGTAGAGATGTGAATACTCACAG GTGCCTACCAATCACCCATCCACACTTCACACAATCCATTCCAGAGCTCAGCATTCGACCAAG TGAAAAAGAAGGGGAATTCACAGCAATGCTGAACCTTAAAGAAGAAAGTTCTCTCAAGGAACTTGGGCTCTACAGTGTTGGGCAGACAGTCACCTGTTTTGTAAAGAAG TATAACATGCTCAAAAATTGGCTGGAGGTAGAAGTTGCCCCTGACATTCGAGGAAGAGTTCCTCAcctgctgctgtctctgaaCACCAAG GTCTTAAAACATCcagaaaaggcttttaaaaatggcCAGGCAATATCAGCTACAGTGACTGGAACAGATGCCACTGGAACAAACCTCTGCTTGTCACTCACAG GAATTCAGTCACTGGAGCAGGATACCATCTCTGTAGGCATGGTAATTAAGGTGACTCCACACACTGGCTTGACCATTGCACTGCCAGGTGGGAAGACTGGCAAAGTCAGCATCTTTCACTTGAGTGATACTTACACAGAGGATCCTCTGGGGAACTTCAAAGTTGGCAAGATTGTCAG GTGTTACATCCTCTCCAGTCAGAATGGTAAAATCCAGTTATCTCTCCGGCAGTCCCG gCTAAATCCAAAGATAAACAGCAAAGTGGAGGATATTGAAATAACAAGTATTAAGGATGTTAAAAAAGGCCAGCTAGTGAGAGGCTATGTCAAATCAATCACTCCATCAGGTGTATTCTTTGG aTTGTCCACTTCTCTCCTGGGCCGAATCCTGTTCCAGAATGTTTCCCCATACTTTGTACAGAAACATTCCTTATACAAAAAGTACCTACCTGAAGGAAAGCTGCTCACTGCCAAAGTACTTGG GgtaaatagaaaagaaaaacatattgaGCTCTCTCTCCTGCCCGAGGACACTGGCATGCCAAGTGTCTTGCCTGAATCCCTAGGCCTACCACAATATggagcagaagagaaaagagaggcagataatgaggaaaaaagagaagagccTAAGCTGAATACgaaaaggagaagaggaaattaTGAAAGTGGTCAG GAGGCAAAGCCAAAGAAGAGGAAGATCTGCCCAGCAGATGAAAATGACAGTGGAATTGAGGTGTATTACcgtgaggaggaagaggatgaccaggaagaagaggaagCTAAAAAGAAATCTAAG GTAAGGAAGCCTGGTGAAGCTCCCAGGCTGCAAGTTTCCATGGGCTTCACCTGGGATGAAGACAATGCAATGGATATACCTGTGCTGGATCAGAAGGAAGAGAGCTCAGAgagcgaggaggaggaggatatGCAGTCCAAG cTAAAGAAACGAacaaagaaggagaaggagctggagaagcagaaggaggagaaggagcttTGCAAAGTAGAAGCAGCTCTGATGGACCCGAGTCGGCAGCCCCAGTCAGCGGATGACTTCGACCGCCTGGTGCTGGGCAGTCCCAACAGCTCCATCCTCTGGCTGCAGTACATGGCTTTTCACCTCCAGGCTACAGAGATTGAGAAGGCCAGAGCCGTGGCAGAGAGAGCACTTAAAACAATCAGTTTCAG GGAAGAACAGGAGAAGCTGAATGTCTGGGTAGCTCTGCTGAACTTGGAGAACATGTATGGTACTGAGGAGACACTGATGAAGGTCTTTGAGAGGGCAGTTCAATACAATGAACCTCTGAAAGTCTTCCAGCATCTGTGTGACATCTATGCCAGTTCTGAGAAGTACAAG CAAGCAGAAGAATTGTACCACACAATGCTGAAGCGTTTTCGTCAGGAGAAATCTGTCTGGCTGAAATATGCCTCTTTCCTTCTGAAGCAAGGCCAGGCTGAGGCTACACACAGGCTTCTAGAGCGTGCTCTCAAGGCTCTTCCCACCAAAGAAC ATGTGGATGTAATTTCAAGGTTTGCACAGCTGGAGTTCCATTCTGGGGACACAGAACATGCCAAGGCCCTCTTTGAGAGCACTCTCAGCAGCTATCCTAAGCGGACAGACATCTGGTCCATCTACATGGACATCATGATCAAGCATGGCAGCCAGAAGGAAGTACG AGACATCTTTGAGAGGGTCATACACCTGAGCTTGGCACCAAAGAAGATGAAATTCTTCTTCAAACGCTACCTGGATTATGAGAAAAAATTTGGTACAGCAGAAAGTGTCCTGGCTGTTAAAAGAGCAGCACTTGAGTATGTGGAGACCAAGAGTTCCCTTGCTGACACCTAA
- the PDCD11 gene encoding protein RRP5 homolog isoform X1, producing the protein MASMEENFPRGGVQKKPAEGKTPKPKLERDNLFDVQHEEKSQKRKRSQKDQGQQQESKKRFKADKAAVAKDNIMNIGPLTIEVLSEGMLLLGCIKEVSDYELAISLPNGLSGFVPVTQISDAYGKLLTKQVAQGELLEELNSLPDMFSPGTLVRCIVTSIEKTDDGRRSVKLSIDPKKVNKGLNSTALAAGMLLSGSVMSVEDHGYLIDIGVTGTHAFLPHQKAKTYIKALKKGPDLKIGQNLNCLIVEVKNEGRVVCLSIDRSEVAASIATERQNWTLSNLLPGLVVKARVQKLAPLGMKMTFLSYFTGIVDFMHMDPEKSMSYSPDQVVKACVLSVHPTSRAVRLTLRPPFLHAGGAPRQLPEQRMGAVLEEATVKAFYKQFGAIFELDDGTLAFARLKHLSKTRKSFKPGAFKEGCKHKCRIIDYSLMDEMCIISLKHQIIEARFLQYQDIHTGDVVQGKVLSLKPIGMQVKVADGIRGLVPSLHLSDVILKQPEKKYNIGDEVKCRVLECNPGGKKLILTLKRSLVQSKLPVLSNYEDAKPGLITHGFVVCAREFGCIVKFYNDVKGLVPKNELGSEPVSCPDKIFYEGQVLKVMVLKCEPQQERLLLSFRLSSKPGPEDKWKCTPKEKQEVKYQIGEIVDVKIFKKKDNGLEVSILGDEDNVVAWIPTLHLSDFVATSKLLWHCLQEGDVLPRVMYLSDKGEHIILSRKSAVISAVQEEQVVRSFSEIQPGMLLTGYVRNVMPFGVFVEFPFGVTGLAPKVSMSDKFVTDTKDHFVVGQTVIAKVMSIDDEKQRVLLNLKVSECSSGDSAAESFALLNQYFKELKEIRDLLRRGEPSICELVPGKRVHLVVQDVREDGSALFSGSSATGWTVTATRYHLGDKNIAPGEKRKALVLHVDALTCEVYVSLREEIVKQRPKRRLRENSQHSVVVQHMTEHFAIVSLLETAQLAAVPIACHFNDTFRFDSEKLRVGQTISVTLKAVKENHQGVLLAVQCPAKKNVFVRVRNESEAALEEMLPAVKHSLSPGDIVTGTIKSVKPTHVIVVIDDKLTGSIHASRILDEVPIGSFPTSTLKTGQKVTARVIGGRDVNTHRCLPITHPHFTQSIPELSIRPSEKEGEFTAMLNLKEESSLKELGLYSVGQTVTCFVKKYNMLKNWLEVEVAPDIRGRVPHLLLSLNTKVLKHPEKAFKNGQAISATVTGTDATGTNLCLSLTGIQSLEQDTISVGMVIKVTPHTGLTIALPGGKTGKVSIFHLSDTYTEDPLGNFKVGKIVRCYILSSQNGKIQLSLRQSRLNPKINSKVEDIEITSIKDVKKGQLVRGYVKSITPSGVFFGLSTSLLGRILFQNVSPYFVQKHSLYKKYLPEGKLLTAKVLGVNRKEKHIELSLLPEDTGMPSVLPESLGLPQYGAEEKREADNEEKREEPKLNTKRRRGNYESGQVWEAKPKKRKICPADENDSGIEVYYREEEEDDQEEEEAKKKSKVRKPGEAPRLQVSMGFTWDEDNAMDIPVLDQKEESSESEEEEDMQSKLKKRTKKEKELEKQKEEKELCKVEAALMDPSRQPQSADDFDRLVLGSPNSSILWLQYMAFHLQATEIEKARAVAERALKTISFREEQEKLNVWVALLNLENMYGTEETLMKVFERAVQYNEPLKVFQHLCDIYASSEKYKQAEELYHTMLKRFRQEKSVWLKYASFLLKQGQAEATHRLLERALKALPTKEHVDVISRFAQLEFHSGDTEHAKALFESTLSSYPKRTDIWSIYMDIMIKHGSQKEVRDIFERVIHLSLAPKKMKFFFKRYLDYEKKFGTAESVLAVKRAALEYVETKSSLADT; encoded by the exons ATGGCATCCATGGAAGAAAACTTCCCTCGAGGAGGCGTCCAGAAGAAACCTGCAGAGGGAAAGACACCCAAGCCAAAGTTAGAGCGGGACAATTTGTTTGAT GTTCAACAtgaagaaaaatcccagaaaagaaaaaggagccagaaggatcaaggacagcagcaggaaagcaaGAAAAGGTTCAAGGCAGACAAGGCAGCTGTTGCTAAAGACAATATTATGAATATTGGACCACTCACAATTGAG gTGCTCAGTGAGGGGATGCTGCTCCTTGGCTGTATAAAAGAGGTCAGTGACTACGAGCTTGCCATCAGCTTGCCCAACGGCCTCTCTGGATTTGTCCCAGTCACGCAGATCAGCGATGCCTATGGCAAACTGCTGACCAAGCAGGTGGCCCAAGGAGAGCTCCTGGAG GAGTTAAATTCGCTCCCAGACATGTTTTCTCCAGGAACACTGGTCAGGTGCATCGTGACCAGCATTGAGAAAACTGATGATGGACGTCGCAGTGTCAAGTTATCAATTGACCCCAAGAAGGTTAACAAAGGCCTGAATTCTACAGCACTAGCAGCAGGCATG CTGCTCTCTGGCTCTGTGATGAGTGTGGAAGACCATGGCTACCTCATAGATATTGGTGTCACTGGAACTCATGCTTTCCTGCCTCATCAGAAAGCCAAAACTTACATCAAAGCACTCAAGAAAG GGCCTGACTTGAAAATAGGCCAGAACCTGAACTGCCTCATTGTGGAAGTGAAGAATGAGGGCAGAGTGGTCTGTTTGTCCATTGATCGATCGGAGGTGGCTGCATCCATTGCCACAGAGCGACAGAACTGGACACTCTCTAATTTATTGCCAGGGCTGGTGGTGAAAGCTCGAGTGCAGAAG CTGGCCCCACTTGGGatgaaaatgacatttctgtCTTACTTCACTGGCATTGTGGATTTCATGCACATGGACCCAGAGAAATCCATGAGCTATTCTCCAGATCAAGTG GTGAAGGCCTGTGTGCTGTCTGTCCACCCCACGTCGAGGGCCGTGCGGCTCACGCTGCGCCCGCCTTTCCTGCACGCCGGGGGAGCCCCACGCCAGCTCCCCGAGCAGCGCATgggggcagtgctggaggaggcCACGGTGAAAGCCTTCTACAAGCAGTTTGGGGCCATCTTTGAGCTTGATGATGGCACTCTTGCGTTTGCACGG cTGAAACATCtttcaaaaaccagaaaatccttTAAACCTGGGGCATTTAAGGAAGGTTGCAAACATAAATGTCGGATCATTGACTACAGCCTGATGGATGAGATGTGTATTATATCTCTGAAGCA TCAGATCATTGAAGCACGGTTTCTGCAATACCAGGATATCCACACAGGTGATGTGGTGCAG GGCAAAGTGCTCTCTCTAAAACCCATTGGGATGCAGGTGAAAGTGGCTGATGGGATTAGAGGACTTGTGCCATCCCTCCATCTCTCTGATGTGATCCTGAAGCAGCCTGAGAAGAAGTACAACATAGGAGATGAAGTCAAGTGTCGG GTGCTAGAGTGCAATCCTGGAGGAAAGAAGCTGATCCTTACTCTAAAGAGAAGTCTTGTCCAATCAAAACTTCCAGTCCTCTCAAATTATGAAGATGCAAAACCAGGCCTGATCACACATGGCTTTGTAGTGTGTGCAAGGGAGTTTGGCTGCATTGTGAAATTCTACAATGATGTCAAAGGTCTGGTCCCCAAGAATGAGCTGGGCTCAGAACCCGTATCTTGTCCAGATAAAATCTTCTATGAAGGCCAG gttcTTAAAGTAATGGTCTTAAAATGTGAGCCTCAGCAGGAAAGACTCTTGTTGTCCTTCAGATTATCAAGCAAGCCTGGCCCTGAGGACAAATGGAAATGTACTCCGAAGGAGAAACAAGAAGTGAAATACCAAATAGGAGAG ATAGTTGATGTGAAAATCTTCAAGAAGAAAGATAATGGGTTAGAAGTTTCCATCTTAGGAGATGAAGACAATGTGGTAGCCTGGATCCCTACACTGCACCTCTCTGACTTTGTTGCTACCTCCAAGCTCCTGTGGCACTGTCTTCAAGAGGGAGATGTACTGCCCAGAGTTATGTACCTAAGTGACAAGGGAGAGCACATT ATCTTGAGTAGAAAGTCTGCAGTGATTTCTGCTGTACAGGAGGAGCAAGTTGTGAGAAGCTTCTCTGAAATCCAGCCTGGCATGTTGTTGACTGGTTATGTGAGGAATGTGATGCCCTTTGGAGTGTTTGTGGAGTTCCCTTTCGGTGTGACAGGACTGGCACCTAAAGTG AGCATGAGTGACAAGTTTGTGACAGACACCAAGGACCACTTTGTCGTGGGACAGACTGTGATTGCAAAGGTGATGAGCATTGATGACGAGAAGCAGCGTGTGCTCCTCAATCTGAAGGTGTCTGAGTGCAGCTCAGGAGATTCTGCTGCAGAGAGCTTTGCCCTCCTGAATCAATATTTCAAGGAGCTGAAAGAAATCAGGGACTTGTTGAGAAGAG GAGAGCCCAGCATTTGTGAGTTGGTGCCTGGGAAGAGAGTGCATCTGGTTGTGCAGGATGTGAGGGAGGATGGCTCAGCACTGTTCAGTGGCAGCTCTGCCACAGGCTGGACTGTAACTGCTACCCGCTACCATTTGGGAG ACAAAAATATTGCTCCTGGTGAGAAAAGGAAGGCATTGGTTCTTCATGTTGATGCCCTCACATGTGAGGTGTATGTTTCTCTTCGGGAAGAAATTGTAAAGCAAAGACCCAAGCGA CGGCTCCGAGAGAACTCCCAGCACTCTGTGGTGGTGCAGCACATGACAGAGCACTTTGCCATCGTGTCTCTGCTGGAAacagcccagctggcagctgtCCCCATTGCCTGCCACTTCAACGACACCTTCCGCTTCGACTCGGAAAAACTGAGGGTGGGACAGACAATCTCTGTGACCTTAAAAGCAGTGAAGGAGAACCACCAAGGAGTCTTGTTAGCAGTACAATGCCCGGCCAAGAAGAATGTTTTTGTAAGGGTGCGGAACGAGTCAGAGGCAGCACTAGAGGAGATGCTTCCTGCTGTGAAACACTCACTCTCCCCGGGGGACATTGTTACTGGTACCATTAAATCTGTCAAACCGACCCACGTCATTGTTGTTATTGATGACAAGCTGACAGGTTCAATCCATGCATCCCGGATTCTGGATGAAGTGCCCATAGGCTCTTTTCCAACTTCTACTCTGAAAACCGGTCAGAAAGTGACTGCTCGAGTCATTGGAGGTAGAGATGTGAATACTCACAG GTGCCTACCAATCACCCATCCACACTTCACACAATCCATTCCAGAGCTCAGCATTCGACCAAG TGAAAAAGAAGGGGAATTCACAGCAATGCTGAACCTTAAAGAAGAAAGTTCTCTCAAGGAACTTGGGCTCTACAGTGTTGGGCAGACAGTCACCTGTTTTGTAAAGAAG TATAACATGCTCAAAAATTGGCTGGAGGTAGAAGTTGCCCCTGACATTCGAGGAAGAGTTCCTCAcctgctgctgtctctgaaCACCAAG GTCTTAAAACATCcagaaaaggcttttaaaaatggcCAGGCAATATCAGCTACAGTGACTGGAACAGATGCCACTGGAACAAACCTCTGCTTGTCACTCACAG GAATTCAGTCACTGGAGCAGGATACCATCTCTGTAGGCATGGTAATTAAGGTGACTCCACACACTGGCTTGACCATTGCACTGCCAGGTGGGAAGACTGGCAAAGTCAGCATCTTTCACTTGAGTGATACTTACACAGAGGATCCTCTGGGGAACTTCAAAGTTGGCAAGATTGTCAG GTGTTACATCCTCTCCAGTCAGAATGGTAAAATCCAGTTATCTCTCCGGCAGTCCCG gCTAAATCCAAAGATAAACAGCAAAGTGGAGGATATTGAAATAACAAGTATTAAGGATGTTAAAAAAGGCCAGCTAGTGAGAGGCTATGTCAAATCAATCACTCCATCAGGTGTATTCTTTGG aTTGTCCACTTCTCTCCTGGGCCGAATCCTGTTCCAGAATGTTTCCCCATACTTTGTACAGAAACATTCCTTATACAAAAAGTACCTACCTGAAGGAAAGCTGCTCACTGCCAAAGTACTTGG GgtaaatagaaaagaaaaacatattgaGCTCTCTCTCCTGCCCGAGGACACTGGCATGCCAAGTGTCTTGCCTGAATCCCTAGGCCTACCACAATATggagcagaagagaaaagagaggcagataatgaggaaaaaagagaagagccTAAGCTGAATACgaaaaggagaagaggaaattaTGAAAGTGGTCAGGTATGG GAGGCAAAGCCAAAGAAGAGGAAGATCTGCCCAGCAGATGAAAATGACAGTGGAATTGAGGTGTATTACcgtgaggaggaagaggatgaccaggaagaagaggaagCTAAAAAGAAATCTAAG GTAAGGAAGCCTGGTGAAGCTCCCAGGCTGCAAGTTTCCATGGGCTTCACCTGGGATGAAGACAATGCAATGGATATACCTGTGCTGGATCAGAAGGAAGAGAGCTCAGAgagcgaggaggaggaggatatGCAGTCCAAG cTAAAGAAACGAacaaagaaggagaaggagctggagaagcagaaggaggagaaggagcttTGCAAAGTAGAAGCAGCTCTGATGGACCCGAGTCGGCAGCCCCAGTCAGCGGATGACTTCGACCGCCTGGTGCTGGGCAGTCCCAACAGCTCCATCCTCTGGCTGCAGTACATGGCTTTTCACCTCCAGGCTACAGAGATTGAGAAGGCCAGAGCCGTGGCAGAGAGAGCACTTAAAACAATCAGTTTCAG GGAAGAACAGGAGAAGCTGAATGTCTGGGTAGCTCTGCTGAACTTGGAGAACATGTATGGTACTGAGGAGACACTGATGAAGGTCTTTGAGAGGGCAGTTCAATACAATGAACCTCTGAAAGTCTTCCAGCATCTGTGTGACATCTATGCCAGTTCTGAGAAGTACAAG CAAGCAGAAGAATTGTACCACACAATGCTGAAGCGTTTTCGTCAGGAGAAATCTGTCTGGCTGAAATATGCCTCTTTCCTTCTGAAGCAAGGCCAGGCTGAGGCTACACACAGGCTTCTAGAGCGTGCTCTCAAGGCTCTTCCCACCAAAGAAC ATGTGGATGTAATTTCAAGGTTTGCACAGCTGGAGTTCCATTCTGGGGACACAGAACATGCCAAGGCCCTCTTTGAGAGCACTCTCAGCAGCTATCCTAAGCGGACAGACATCTGGTCCATCTACATGGACATCATGATCAAGCATGGCAGCCAGAAGGAAGTACG AGACATCTTTGAGAGGGTCATACACCTGAGCTTGGCACCAAAGAAGATGAAATTCTTCTTCAAACGCTACCTGGATTATGAGAAAAAATTTGGTACAGCAGAAAGTGTCCTGGCTGTTAAAAGAGCAGCACTTGAGTATGTGGAGACCAAGAGTTCCCTTGCTGACACCTAA